A genomic region of Papaver somniferum cultivar HN1 chromosome 7, ASM357369v1, whole genome shotgun sequence contains the following coding sequences:
- the LOC113293364 gene encoding pentatricopeptide repeat-containing protein At4g21300-like isoform X1, producing MTSAMKISIPISFRNTNYLLSLRTLKTVRGLPTNFASKLAVEEQKYPDLLKRCGVALDFNNGKALHAKLMKESLLSSLFLHNHLLNMYVKWGDADQACKLFDEMTQRNVVSWSSIITGLVQQGFYEKGLSYFCLMHRAGCKPNEFTFVSSLNACSFIEDSTQMYQLYCLIIQLGFESNVFLTNAFLSALFRHKKLNEAMELFEKCPGRDIVSWNSMIGGFLQMSHSEIPSFWCRMNHERVEPDNFTFSSILTGLAALSNLQMGLQVHAQLVKYGHLDEICVGNSLVDMYLKCQKFVEALRVFNDMPHKDVLTWTEMASGCLQCGEPSEALEIIARMRKFGVKPNRFTLAAAFNACATLPSVEEGKKVHGLRIKLGDEADVAADNALLDMYAKCGSMEDAWGVFWSMDDKSVVSWTTMIMGLAQNGFARAALELFERMILEEAVPNYITLVCVLHACGQGGFIDEGWQYLSSMTHKYGIVPGEDHYACMVLLLGRLGQVKEAEDFIRRMPIQPGLLVWQTLLGACSVHGDIETAKIAAKEALSLDKGDPSTYVLLSNTYADSSNWDDASKLRKLMKNTDVKKKPGYSWIELAGSG from the coding sequence ATGACCTCTGCAATGAAAATCTCCATTCCAATCTCTTTCAGAAATACAAATTACCTTTTAAGTTTAAGAACGTTAAAAACAGTTAGAGGATTACCGACAAATTTTGCCAGTAAATTGGctgtggaagaacaaaaatatccaGATTTATTGAAAAGATGTGGTGTAGCTTTGGATTTCAATAATGGAAAAGCACTTCATGCAAAACTAATGAAAGAATCATTACTTTCATCACTTTTTCTTCATAACCATCTTTTGAATATGTATGTGAAATGGGGTGATGCGGACCAAGCTTGTAAGTTGTTTGATGAAATGACTCAAAGGAACGTTGTTTCTTGGTCATCCATTATTACTGGTTTAGTTCAGCAGGGGTTTTATGAGAAAGGCTTAAGTTATTTTTGTTTGATGCATCGGGCTGGGTGTAAGCCTAATGAGTTCACCTTTGTAAGTTCACTAAATGCTTGCTCGTTTATAGAGGATTCAACACAAATGTACCAACTATATTGTTTGATTATTCAATTAGGATTTGAATCCAATGTGTTCTTGACAAATGCATTTCTTTCAGCTTTGTTTCGGCATAAGAAATTAAATGAAGCAATGGAGTTGTTTGAGAAATGCCCTGGAAGAGATATCGTTTCCTGGAATTCAATGATTGGTGGGTTCTTACAGATGTCACATTCAGAAATCCCTAGTTTCTGGTGTAGGATGAATCACGAAAGGGTGGAACCTGATAACTTCACGTTTTCGAGTATTCTTACGGGTTTGGCTGCTTTATCGAATTTGCAAATGGGTTTGCAGGTTCATGCACAGCTTGTTAAGTATGGGCATTTGGATGAAATTTGTGTTGGGAATTctttagttgatatgtatttgaaGTGTCAGAAATTTGTTGAGGCTTTGAGGGTGTTTAACGACATGCCTCATAAAGATGTACTCACATGGACAGAAATGGCTTCCGGATGCTTACAGTGTGGCGAACCAAGTGAAGCTCTCGAGATTATTGCACGGATGAGAAAATTTGGTGTGAAACCTAATAGGTTCACATTAGCAGCTGCATTTAACGCATGTGCAACTTTACCTTCGGTGGAAGAAGGTAAAAAAGTTCATGGGTTAAGGATTAAACTGGGGGATGAAGCTGATGTTGCCGCCGATAATGCCTTACTTGATATGTATGCAAAGTGTGGATCAATGGAGGATGCATGGGGGGTATTCTGGTCAATGGATGATAAATCAGTGGTTTCTTGGACTACTATGATAATGGGTTTAGCACAAAATGGTTTCGCTAGAGCAGCACTGGAGCTCTTCGAAAGAATGATCTTAGAAGAAGCTGTTCCAAATTATATAACCCTTGTTTGTGTTTTGCATGCATGTGGGCAAGGAGGGTTTATTGATGAAGGATGGCAGTATTTATCATCCATGACTCACAAATATGGGATTGTTCCCGGGGAAGATCACTATGCGTGTATGGTGCTTCTTCTTGGACGGTTGGGTCAGGTTAAAGAAGCGGAAGATTTTATTCGAAGAATGCCAATTCAACCGGGTTTACTAGTTTGGCAAACTTTGCTTGGTGCTTGTTCTGTTCATGGAGATATTGAAACTGCAAAGATAGCAGCGAAGGAAGCTCTTTCCCTAGACAAAGGAGATCCTTCAACTTATGTGTTGTTATCGAACACTTATGCTGACTCAAGCAATTGGGATGACGCTTCAAAGTTGAGGAAATTAATGAAGAATACAGATGTAAAGAAGAAACCTGGATACAGTTGGATTGAACTAGCTGGGAGTGGTTAA
- the LOC113293364 gene encoding pentatricopeptide repeat-containing protein At4g21065-like isoform X2, with product MELFEKCPGRDIVSWNSMIGGFLQMSHSEIPSFWCRMNHERVEPDNFTFSSILTGLAALSNLQMGLQVHAQLVKYGHLDEICVGNSLVDMYLKCQKFVEALRVFNDMPHKDVLTWTEMASGCLQCGEPSEALEIIARMRKFGVKPNRFTLAAAFNACATLPSVEEGKKVHGLRIKLGDEADVAADNALLDMYAKCGSMEDAWGVFWSMDDKSVVSWTTMIMGLAQNGFARAALELFERMILEEAVPNYITLVCVLHACGQGGFIDEGWQYLSSMTHKYGIVPGEDHYACMVLLLGRLGQVKEAEDFIRRMPIQPGLLVWQTLLGACSVHGDIETAKIAAKEALSLDKGDPSTYVLLSNTYADSSNWDDASKLRKLMKNTDVKKKPGYSWIELAGSG from the coding sequence ATGGAGTTGTTTGAGAAATGCCCTGGAAGAGATATCGTTTCCTGGAATTCAATGATTGGTGGGTTCTTACAGATGTCACATTCAGAAATCCCTAGTTTCTGGTGTAGGATGAATCACGAAAGGGTGGAACCTGATAACTTCACGTTTTCGAGTATTCTTACGGGTTTGGCTGCTTTATCGAATTTGCAAATGGGTTTGCAGGTTCATGCACAGCTTGTTAAGTATGGGCATTTGGATGAAATTTGTGTTGGGAATTctttagttgatatgtatttgaaGTGTCAGAAATTTGTTGAGGCTTTGAGGGTGTTTAACGACATGCCTCATAAAGATGTACTCACATGGACAGAAATGGCTTCCGGATGCTTACAGTGTGGCGAACCAAGTGAAGCTCTCGAGATTATTGCACGGATGAGAAAATTTGGTGTGAAACCTAATAGGTTCACATTAGCAGCTGCATTTAACGCATGTGCAACTTTACCTTCGGTGGAAGAAGGTAAAAAAGTTCATGGGTTAAGGATTAAACTGGGGGATGAAGCTGATGTTGCCGCCGATAATGCCTTACTTGATATGTATGCAAAGTGTGGATCAATGGAGGATGCATGGGGGGTATTCTGGTCAATGGATGATAAATCAGTGGTTTCTTGGACTACTATGATAATGGGTTTAGCACAAAATGGTTTCGCTAGAGCAGCACTGGAGCTCTTCGAAAGAATGATCTTAGAAGAAGCTGTTCCAAATTATATAACCCTTGTTTGTGTTTTGCATGCATGTGGGCAAGGAGGGTTTATTGATGAAGGATGGCAGTATTTATCATCCATGACTCACAAATATGGGATTGTTCCCGGGGAAGATCACTATGCGTGTATGGTGCTTCTTCTTGGACGGTTGGGTCAGGTTAAAGAAGCGGAAGATTTTATTCGAAGAATGCCAATTCAACCGGGTTTACTAGTTTGGCAAACTTTGCTTGGTGCTTGTTCTGTTCATGGAGATATTGAAACTGCAAAGATAGCAGCGAAGGAAGCTCTTTCCCTAGACAAAGGAGATCCTTCAACTTATGTGTTGTTATCGAACACTTATGCTGACTCAAGCAATTGGGATGACGCTTCAAAGTTGAGGAAATTAATGAAGAATACAGATGTAAAGAAGAAACCTGGATACAGTTGGATTGAACTAGCTGGGAGTGGTTAA